The Coregonus clupeaformis isolate EN_2021a chromosome 6, ASM2061545v1, whole genome shotgun sequence genome has a segment encoding these proteins:
- the mrps23 gene encoding 28S ribosomal protein S23, mitochondrial has protein sequence MAGSRLEKFGTVFTRVRDLMRSGVVKQSDKPIWYDVYKAFPPKKDPLYVRPVAKIYGKKEVAVPDIFYREDEIRATFYEVYGTGPRAFDLSKSNFVSTCQRFVEKYTELESQGEREKQSLFEEAGKALLAEGLVLRRRGVPAVASETRDPVLGMKLTDMLAEQQTDAPGETQTPGEETPTQAPVTPQ, from the exons ATGGCTGGAAGTCGACTTGAAAAATTCGGAACGGTGTTCACGCG AGTCAGAGATCTTATGCGTTCTGGAGTTGTCAAACAGTCTGACAAGCCCATTTGGTATGATGTATACAAGGCCTTTCCACCCAAGAAGGACCCACTTTATGTCAGACCAGTGGCCAAGATCTATGGGAAGAAAGAAGTGGCAGTGCCAGACATCTTCTACAGAGAGGATGAAATCAGAGC GACATTTTATGAGGTGTATGGAACAGGACCCAGAGCTTTTGATCTCTCCAAATCCAACTTTGTTTCAACATGCCAAAG GTTTGTGGAGAAGTACACAGAGTTAGAGAGCCAGGGAGAGCGGGAGAAACAGTCCCTGTTTGAGGAGGCTGGGAAGGCTCTCCTTGCTGAGGGCTTAGTGTTGAGGAGGAGGGGTGTTCCTGCG GTGGCATCAGAGACCAGGGATCCAGTGTTGGGCATGAAGCTGACAGACATGTTGGCGGAACAGCAGACAGATGCACCTGGCGAAACACAGACACCGGGAGAAGAGACGCCAACACAAGCACCAGTGACTCCACAGTAG